The following are from one region of the Simiduia agarivorans SA1 = DSM 21679 genome:
- a CDS encoding bacterioferritin-associated ferredoxin, with product MYVCLCKGITDTQITDAVAGGATNLRQVRKALGVASQCGKCGVLTQEIINETLSMHTSAGTELFYAAV from the coding sequence ATGTACGTTTGTTTGTGCAAAGGCATCACCGACACCCAAATCACCGACGCAGTGGCTGGCGGTGCCACCAACCTGCGCCAGGTCCGCAAGGCGCTGGGCGTTGCCAGCCAGTGCGGCAAGTGCGGTGTACTGACCCAGGAAATCATCAACGAAACCCTGAGCATGCATACATCCGCGGGTACCGAGCTGTTCTACGCGGCCGTTTAA
- the bfr gene encoding bacterioferritin, translating to MKGDPQVIKHLNIALGNELVAINQYFLHARMYKDWGLKELADKEYHESIDEMKHADQLVERILFLEGIPNLQDLGKLLIGENVEEMLKCDLKLELKAIPDLKAGISYCESVQDYVSRDLLKDILESEEEHVDWLETQLGLIDRVGIQNYQQSQMES from the coding sequence ATGAAAGGCGACCCGCAGGTCATCAAACATCTCAACATCGCGCTCGGTAACGAGCTGGTGGCCATCAATCAATACTTCCTGCACGCACGCATGTACAAGGATTGGGGCCTGAAGGAGCTGGCAGACAAGGAGTATCACGAGTCCATCGACGAAATGAAGCACGCCGACCAATTGGTGGAGCGCATTCTGTTTCTGGAGGGCATTCCCAACCTGCAGGATCTGGGCAAGCTGCTTATCGGCGAAAACGTTGAGGAAATGCTGAAGTGCGACCTCAAGCTGGAGCTCAAGGCGATCCCTGACCTGAAAGCCGGTATATCCTACTGTGAGTCGGTGCAGGACTATGTAAGCCGTGACCTGTTAAAGGATATTCTGGAGTCCGAGGAAGAGCATGTGGACTGGCTGGAAACCCAATTGGGTCTGATTGACCGGGTCGGCATCCAGAATTACCAGCAGTCACAGATGGAAAGCTGA
- a CDS encoding HIT domain-containing protein: MFSLHAQLEKDSHLIGRMSLCQVRLSLDANYPWCLLIPEREAVTEIHHLSEADRHQLMNESCRLAEVMVSLFDPKKINVAALGNMVPQLHIHHIARFEQDAAWPGPVWGRVPAKAYSEAEFNARVHKLVSALAGEGFEAA; the protein is encoded by the coding sequence ATGTTTTCCCTACACGCCCAGTTAGAAAAAGATTCCCACCTGATCGGCCGCATGAGCCTGTGTCAGGTCCGGCTTTCGCTGGATGCCAATTACCCCTGGTGTCTGCTGATTCCAGAGCGCGAAGCGGTGACAGAAATTCATCACCTGAGCGAAGCGGACAGGCATCAGCTGATGAACGAATCCTGCCGGCTGGCAGAGGTCATGGTGAGCCTGTTTGATCCGAAAAAAATCAATGTGGCGGCGTTGGGCAATATGGTGCCTCAACTTCATATCCATCACATTGCGCGCTTCGAGCAGGATGCTGCCTGGCCTGGTCCCGTGTGGGGGCGGGTGCCAGCAAAGGCGTATTCAGAGGCCGAATTCAACGCCAGGGTGCATAAGTTGGTGAGTGCGTTGGCGGGGGAGGGGTTTGAGGCGGCGTAA
- a CDS encoding proline--tRNA ligase, which yields MRASRFLIATLKETPHDAEVISHKLMLRAGLIRKLASGLYTWLPLGLRVLRKVENIVREEMNAAGAQEVLMPVVQPAELWEESGRWQQYGPELLRVKDRHDRPFCLGPTHEEVITDLVRNELNSYKQLPASFYQIQTKFRDEIRPRFGVMRSREFIMKDAYSFHASQDCLQQTYDVMHKAYCNIFDRIGLAYRPVLADTGSIGGAFSHEFHVLADSGEDAIVFSDGSDYAANVEKAEALAPAGERPAATASLTKVATPGVHTIDEVCKALSIAPGQCVKTLIVLGQADDEGRQPLVALVLRGDHELNDIKAEKLDGVAAPLTFAPEERIKAELGVGTGSLGPVNLPILTLVDRAAAHLADFACGANEDGFHFTGANWDRDAKAARIEDLRNVVDGDPSPCGQGTLAIKRGIEVGHIFQLGTKYSEAMGAKVLTENGKAETMTMGCYGIGVTRVVASAIEQNHDDNGIIWPAAIAPFQVALVPINMNKSEAVRDACESLYQSLLAAGIDVLFMDEEKARLGVMLANTELMGIPHRLVVGDRGLENGEVEYKGRRDAESVNIPLANAIDHLKAALN from the coding sequence ATGCGCGCCAGCCGTTTCCTGATCGCCACCCTCAAAGAAACCCCACATGACGCCGAGGTTATCAGCCATAAACTGATGCTGCGCGCAGGCCTGATCCGCAAACTCGCATCCGGCCTGTACACCTGGTTGCCGCTCGGCTTGCGCGTGTTGCGTAAAGTGGAAAACATCGTGCGCGAGGAAATGAACGCAGCCGGTGCCCAGGAAGTATTAATGCCCGTGGTCCAACCGGCCGAGTTGTGGGAAGAGTCCGGCCGCTGGCAACAATACGGGCCGGAATTACTGCGGGTAAAAGACCGCCACGACCGCCCTTTCTGTCTGGGACCAACCCACGAAGAAGTCATTACTGACCTGGTGCGCAATGAACTCAATTCGTACAAGCAGCTGCCCGCCAGTTTCTATCAGATTCAGACTAAATTCCGCGACGAAATACGCCCGCGTTTCGGCGTGATGCGCTCGCGTGAATTCATCATGAAAGATGCCTACTCGTTCCACGCATCCCAAGACTGCCTGCAGCAAACCTACGATGTGATGCACAAGGCGTACTGCAACATTTTTGACCGCATCGGTCTGGCATACCGGCCGGTGCTGGCCGACACAGGGTCTATTGGCGGCGCTTTCTCGCACGAATTCCACGTACTGGCCGACTCCGGTGAAGATGCCATTGTGTTCAGCGACGGTTCCGATTACGCCGCCAACGTGGAAAAAGCCGAAGCCCTGGCGCCGGCGGGCGAGCGCCCAGCCGCCACCGCATCTTTGACCAAAGTGGCCACGCCCGGCGTCCACACCATTGACGAGGTGTGCAAAGCGCTGTCCATTGCGCCCGGCCAATGTGTAAAAACCCTGATCGTACTGGGACAAGCGGACGACGAAGGCAGGCAGCCACTGGTAGCGCTGGTGCTGCGTGGCGACCACGAGCTGAATGACATCAAAGCCGAAAAACTCGACGGCGTGGCGGCGCCACTGACCTTTGCTCCGGAAGAGCGCATCAAAGCGGAATTGGGTGTCGGCACCGGCTCCCTGGGCCCGGTCAACCTGCCCATTCTCACCCTTGTCGACCGTGCCGCAGCGCACCTGGCAGACTTTGCCTGTGGCGCCAACGAAGACGGTTTCCATTTCACCGGCGCCAACTGGGACCGCGACGCAAAAGCGGCGCGCATCGAGGATCTGCGCAACGTTGTGGACGGAGACCCGAGCCCCTGTGGCCAGGGCACCCTGGCCATCAAACGCGGCATCGAAGTGGGCCACATTTTCCAGCTCGGCACCAAGTACTCCGAAGCCATGGGCGCCAAAGTGCTGACCGAAAACGGCAAAGCGGAAACCATGACCATGGGTTGCTACGGAATCGGCGTGACCCGCGTGGTGGCGTCGGCCATTGAACAGAATCACGACGACAACGGCATCATCTGGCCGGCCGCAATCGCCCCCTTCCAGGTAGCGCTGGTGCCCATCAACATGAACAAATCGGAGGCCGTGCGGGATGCCTGCGAATCGCTGTATCAGTCGCTATTGGCCGCCGGTATCGACGTGCTGTTCATGGATGAAGAAAAAGCGCGTCTGGGTGTCATGTTGGCCAACACCGAACTCATGGGTATCCCACACCGCCTGGTGGTGGGCGACCGCGGCCTGGAAAACGGGGAAGTGGAATACAAAGGTCGGCGCGATGCGGAATCGGTCAACATTCCTTTGGCAAACGCCATCGATCACCTGAAGGCTGCACTCAACTGA
- a CDS encoding lytic transglycosylase domain-containing protein, which translates to MLLRGLVWIALLCWLSAGASAQTVERDEELKRLLSQAVASSDSFTDKYDAEAWLMLQSGKLARFIKDPQKRLTVLKAVHSEAKRAGLQPELVLAVIEIESAFNRYAVSRVGAQGMMQVMPFWKHEIGRPEDNLIDMMTNLRYGCTILKHYLNRENGHWAHALARYNGSYGKYWYPEKVLNAWQRWR; encoded by the coding sequence ATGCTGCTCCGCGGTTTGGTGTGGATTGCGCTGCTTTGCTGGCTGAGCGCGGGCGCGTCTGCACAAACCGTGGAAAGAGACGAGGAGCTCAAGCGCCTGCTCAGCCAGGCGGTAGCGTCTTCCGACTCCTTTACCGATAAATACGATGCCGAGGCCTGGCTGATGCTGCAGTCGGGCAAACTCGCGCGCTTTATCAAAGACCCGCAAAAGCGCCTGACGGTACTCAAGGCCGTCCACAGTGAAGCCAAACGGGCGGGCCTGCAGCCAGAATTGGTGCTCGCCGTGATTGAAATAGAAAGTGCCTTCAATCGCTACGCCGTTTCTCGGGTGGGTGCCCAGGGCATGATGCAGGTAATGCCATTCTGGAAACACGAAATCGGTCGTCCTGAGGATAACCTCATCGACATGATGACCAACCTCCGCTACGGCTGCACTATCCTCAAACACTACCTGAACCGGGAAAACGGCCACTGGGCCCATGCGCTGGCCCGCTACAACGGCAGCTATGGAAAATACTGGTATCCGGAAAAAGTCCTCAACGCCTGGCAGCGTTGGCGCTGA
- a CDS encoding BLUF domain-containing protein encodes MPRLLMYTSDACALMEQDPQQMAAGLADIERTAKQRNAELDVCGVLIVDQGHFVQILEGSTRAIDALMNSILADNRHKNVNILMDEPIAAKSFKDWNMDVFLLDDHPDLPGEEIGHFRDAYLANEKPNGVELGRWIKRLIAHPDIRFRGNQ; translated from the coding sequence ATGCCCCGCCTGTTAATGTACACCAGTGATGCCTGCGCATTGATGGAACAGGACCCGCAGCAAATGGCTGCAGGACTGGCCGACATAGAGCGTACTGCCAAGCAGCGCAATGCCGAGTTGGATGTGTGTGGGGTGTTGATTGTCGATCAGGGACATTTTGTACAAATTCTTGAAGGCAGTACCCGGGCCATCGACGCGCTGATGAATTCGATTTTGGCTGACAATCGCCACAAAAACGTCAACATTCTGATGGATGAACCGATCGCCGCCAAATCGTTCAAGGATTGGAACATGGATGTGTTTTTACTGGATGATCACCCGGACCTGCCCGGCGAGGAGATAGGGCATTTCCGCGACGCTTATCTCGCCAATGAAAAACCCAACGGCGTTGAACTCGGTCGCTGGATCAAACGGTTGATTGCGCATCCGGATATCCGCTTCCGCGGCAACCAATAG
- a CDS encoding NAD(P)/FAD-dependent oxidoreductase: MKIVIVGGGAGGLELATKLGRKLAKPGRATVTLVDKNATHIWKPLLHEVATGVLDSGMDAVSYRAHARRHHFHFQQGALCDIDREARDITLAAIEDDRGREVVGQRRLSYDYLVLALGSVTNDFGTPGVAEHCIFLDAPRQAERFHQHMLNGFIRVDADRKHNTKLAIAIVGAGATGVELSAELHNAAEWLSIYGLSNLNRDSLAVTLVEAGPRILPALPERLSGKAHRELTELGVQVRVSTRVAAAEPGGLRTAEGELITADLMVWAAGIKAPDFMKDIAGLETNRINQLVVKPTLQTSRDHRIFALGDCAACALSDGKNVPPRAQSAHQMADCVYDNLLAISRSRPLRAFEYKDHGSLVSLSRFSTVGSLMGNLTRGSMMIEGRLARIMYISLYRMHQAAIHGWLRTLLLSISEKVSRVFRPRLKLH, encoded by the coding sequence ATGAAAATTGTCATTGTCGGAGGCGGTGCAGGGGGCCTTGAGCTCGCCACCAAGCTTGGCCGTAAACTGGCCAAACCGGGGCGGGCGACTGTCACCCTGGTAGATAAAAATGCCACGCATATCTGGAAGCCGCTATTGCACGAAGTGGCCACCGGCGTGCTGGACTCAGGCATGGATGCGGTCAGCTATCGCGCCCATGCCCGGCGCCACCATTTTCATTTTCAGCAGGGTGCGCTGTGCGACATCGACCGCGAGGCGCGCGACATCACCCTGGCGGCCATTGAGGATGACCGCGGTCGTGAAGTGGTAGGGCAGCGCCGTTTGTCTTACGACTATCTCGTGCTGGCGCTGGGATCGGTCACCAATGATTTTGGTACGCCGGGTGTGGCCGAACACTGTATTTTTCTCGATGCACCGCGTCAGGCCGAGCGTTTTCACCAGCATATGCTGAACGGCTTTATTCGCGTGGATGCGGATCGGAAACACAATACCAAACTGGCCATTGCGATTGTCGGAGCGGGTGCAACCGGCGTTGAGCTTTCTGCTGAACTGCATAACGCCGCCGAATGGCTCAGTATCTATGGCTTGTCGAATCTGAACCGGGACAGTCTCGCGGTCACTCTGGTGGAAGCGGGACCCCGTATTCTGCCCGCGTTGCCAGAGCGGTTGTCGGGTAAGGCACACCGTGAGCTGACCGAGCTGGGCGTGCAGGTGCGGGTGTCGACGCGGGTGGCTGCGGCCGAACCTGGCGGTCTGCGCACTGCAGAGGGGGAATTGATTACGGCCGATCTGATGGTGTGGGCTGCAGGTATCAAGGCGCCCGACTTTATGAAAGACATCGCCGGCTTGGAAACCAATCGCATCAATCAACTGGTGGTTAAACCCACGCTACAAACCAGCCGCGATCACCGGATTTTTGCCCTGGGCGATTGCGCTGCCTGCGCATTGTCCGATGGAAAAAATGTGCCGCCCAGAGCGCAATCCGCGCACCAAATGGCCGATTGCGTATACGACAACCTATTGGCTATCAGTCGCTCCAGGCCGTTGCGCGCGTTCGAGTACAAAGACCACGGGTCGCTGGTTTCGCTCAGCCGGTTCTCTACCGTGGGTAGCCTGATGGGTAACCTAACCCGCGGCAGCATGATGATAGAAGGGCGCTTGGCGAGAATTATGTACATATCACTCTATCGCATGCACCAGGCGGCAATACATGGCTGGCTTCGCACGCTCTTGTTGAGCATCAGCGAGAAGGTCAGCCGGGTGTTCAGACCGCGGCTCAAATTGCATTAA
- a CDS encoding valine--pyruvate transaminase → MSGIKLSAFGEKFAGVTGASSLMDDLGNALNDNPDMLFMGGGNPSRIAPMEAAFKQRLAAIADEPAQLFGALGVYKSPQGDSRFLRSMAAMLKRQCGWALTEKNIAVSNGSQSAFFVLFNLLAGVQSDGSHKVIRLPLAPEYLGYADSGLSADFFHASEPAIELLDGGLFKYHVDFQQFSVDEHCAAVCVSRPTNPTGNVISDEELQRLDQLARAADVPLIIDNAYGTPFPNILFTDAKPLWNDNTILLLSLSKLGLPGARTGIVVGNEAVIRAFSNANAVLNLASGNMGAAIVQPWLDNDALISMSNELVRPHYQHKVTEAVAVARAALAGTPARIHKPEGAIFLWLWFPDLPITSQVLYERLKARGVLVVSGHHFFPGLVHEWPHRHQCIRVNYAQDSHTVQQGFQIIGEEVRRAYGGAQ, encoded by the coding sequence GTGAGCGGGATCAAGCTGTCGGCGTTTGGTGAAAAATTCGCGGGCGTAACCGGCGCATCATCCTTGATGGATGACCTGGGTAACGCACTGAATGACAACCCCGATATGTTGTTCATGGGCGGCGGCAATCCGAGCCGGATAGCGCCGATGGAAGCCGCATTCAAGCAGCGACTGGCGGCCATCGCAGACGAGCCTGCGCAATTGTTTGGTGCGCTCGGTGTATACAAGTCTCCCCAGGGCGATAGCCGTTTTCTGCGTTCCATGGCGGCGATGCTCAAACGCCAATGCGGATGGGCACTGACCGAGAAAAATATCGCCGTCTCCAACGGCAGCCAGTCGGCCTTTTTTGTCCTGTTTAATTTGCTCGCCGGCGTGCAATCCGATGGCAGTCACAAGGTGATACGGTTGCCCTTGGCACCGGAATACCTCGGCTACGCCGACAGTGGCCTCAGTGCGGATTTTTTTCACGCGAGTGAGCCCGCGATCGAGCTGCTGGACGGCGGTCTATTCAAATACCACGTCGATTTTCAGCAGTTTTCCGTTGATGAGCATTGTGCTGCCGTGTGCGTTTCCCGCCCCACCAATCCCACCGGCAATGTGATCAGCGATGAGGAATTGCAACGATTGGATCAGTTGGCTCGGGCTGCTGACGTGCCATTGATTATTGATAATGCCTACGGCACGCCGTTTCCGAATATTCTGTTTACCGATGCCAAACCCTTGTGGAACGACAACACAATTCTGTTACTGAGCTTATCCAAATTGGGGCTGCCGGGTGCGCGCACGGGCATCGTGGTGGGCAATGAAGCGGTGATCCGCGCCTTCAGTAACGCCAATGCGGTGTTGAATCTGGCCAGTGGCAATATGGGTGCCGCGATTGTTCAACCGTGGCTCGATAACGACGCATTGATCAGCATGTCAAACGAATTGGTGCGCCCGCATTATCAGCACAAAGTGACTGAAGCCGTGGCGGTGGCACGCGCGGCGCTGGCCGGCACGCCTGCCCGGATACACAAGCCCGAAGGCGCGATATTTTTATGGTTGTGGTTCCCGGACTTGCCGATCACCAGTCAGGTTTTGTACGAGCGCCTGAAAGCGCGCGGTGTATTGGTGGTATCCGGCCATCACTTCTTCCCCGGCCTCGTGCATGAATGGCCCCACAGACACCAATGCATCCGCGTGAACTACGCGCAGGATAGCCACACGGTGCAGCAGGGTTTTCAGATCATTGGTGAAGAAGTCCGGCGCGCCTACGGTGGTGCCCAATGA
- a CDS encoding LysR family transcriptional regulator, which yields MHFNQLDLNLFVVFEAIYRQRNLTRVARELHVTQPAVSNALARLRDRLGDPLFERSPAGMVPTPAADAMIDQVRDALHLLAASVDGPRLFDPARSDKTFHFAMNDLAESLVLGPLLRQVSQQAPGVSVSSFTLPRREVPAELASGRLDFAIDAPVLPQADLFSAMLMREQYICAFRPDHPALAQAWNLDAYLALNHLHVSSRRMGLGYVDQALAQLGVARTIQLRVQHYLVAPDIVRETDLVWTLPVRLADRFGLASLPLPFDLPELELHLYWHKRSEPLAAHQWLRQLLIPQNH from the coding sequence ATGCATTTCAACCAGCTGGATCTTAATCTGTTTGTGGTTTTTGAAGCAATTTACCGCCAACGCAATCTCACCCGGGTTGCGCGCGAATTGCACGTAACCCAGCCGGCCGTCAGTAATGCACTGGCCCGCCTGCGCGATCGCCTGGGTGATCCCCTGTTCGAGCGTTCGCCGGCCGGCATGGTACCGACGCCCGCGGCCGATGCCATGATTGACCAGGTGCGCGACGCACTGCATTTGTTGGCGGCCAGTGTCGATGGCCCGCGCCTGTTTGATCCCGCGCGGTCGGACAAGACCTTTCATTTTGCCATGAACGATCTGGCGGAATCCTTGGTGCTGGGGCCGCTGCTGCGGCAAGTCAGTCAGCAGGCCCCGGGGGTATCGGTATCGAGTTTTACCCTGCCAAGACGGGAAGTGCCGGCAGAACTGGCCAGCGGACGACTGGATTTTGCCATCGACGCGCCGGTACTGCCCCAGGCCGATCTGTTCAGCGCCATGCTCATGCGCGAGCAATACATCTGCGCTTTCAGACCGGATCACCCGGCGTTGGCGCAGGCCTGGAACCTGGACGCCTATCTGGCCCTCAATCACCTGCACGTTTCGAGCCGGCGGATGGGCCTGGGCTATGTGGATCAGGCGCTGGCGCAGCTGGGGGTGGCACGCACTATTCAATTGCGGGTCCAACACTACCTGGTTGCGCCCGACATTGTGCGCGAAACGGATCTGGTGTGGACACTGCCGGTACGCCTGGCTGACCGATTCGGGCTGGCCAGCTTACCACTGCCATTTGATTTGCCCGAGCTGGAATTGCACCTGTACTGGCACAAACGCTCGGAGCCACTGGCGGCGCATCAATGGTTGCGTCAGTTACTAATCCCGCAAAATCACTGA
- a CDS encoding histidine phosphatase family protein, translating to MAEIWLVRHGQASLGTDNYDQLSDLGHQQARWLGQHLRARAADRPVHLVSGQMARQIQTADGIAESLPLASRAQMDAFNEFDFESVVMSWLEQNPGYPLAPSPSAAELRRLLYSAMGAWAEGQLSLPAHKECWPAFHQRVASGWQQLAPAADSVMMVVSSAGAIASVLRHVMRLDNAATLELNLQICNASLTRLVRTESGTALTAFNDVSYLESGDRAHAITFA from the coding sequence ATGGCAGAGATTTGGCTTGTACGACACGGGCAAGCGTCACTGGGGACGGACAATTACGATCAATTGTCCGATCTGGGCCACCAGCAGGCGCGCTGGCTTGGGCAGCACCTGCGCGCCCGCGCGGCTGACCGGCCGGTACATCTGGTATCGGGCCAAATGGCAAGACAAATCCAAACCGCCGATGGCATTGCCGAGTCGCTGCCGCTAGCAAGCCGCGCGCAAATGGACGCATTTAACGAGTTCGATTTTGAATCGGTGGTGATGAGTTGGCTGGAACAGAACCCCGGCTACCCGTTGGCGCCAAGCCCCAGCGCGGCGGAACTCCGACGACTGCTGTACAGCGCTATGGGCGCCTGGGCCGAGGGGCAGCTGTCATTGCCTGCGCACAAGGAATGCTGGCCCGCGTTTCATCAGCGGGTGGCCAGCGGTTGGCAGCAACTGGCGCCTGCCGCGGATTCAGTCATGATGGTGGTGAGTTCCGCGGGTGCCATTGCCTCGGTTTTACGTCATGTAATGCGCCTGGACAACGCCGCCACGCTCGAACTCAATCTGCAGATCTGCAATGCCAGTCTCACGCGTCTGGTGCGCACGGAATCCGGCACCGCGCTCACCGCCTTCAACGACGTGAGCTATCTTGAGTCGGGCGACAGAGCACATGCCATCACGTTTGCTTAG
- a CDS encoding MCP methylation inhibitor CheC, which produces MSFDLPFSETHRDCLQELTNVAMGAAGESLAAYTGTFVELPVPVIRYVAPAALYESMPHLQDASRVSGAVQSFSTDKGAAYAMVVVADEALADLAILRGLALDSEEKERDLLTSLTSVICETCIATLAELAGRELAIEPVFVASMHQDLQALSLDDLVSVDYVTSIEIPYRLENHPFKCDLLLLFPESLNQPLLDLLDQVLAG; this is translated from the coding sequence ATGAGTTTTGACCTGCCATTTTCAGAAACCCACCGCGACTGCCTGCAGGAATTGACCAATGTGGCCATGGGCGCGGCGGGCGAATCCCTGGCGGCTTACACCGGTACCTTTGTGGAATTACCGGTGCCGGTGATCCGCTATGTGGCGCCGGCGGCTTTGTATGAAAGTATGCCCCACTTGCAGGACGCATCCAGGGTGTCGGGTGCGGTCCAGTCGTTCAGTACTGACAAGGGCGCGGCCTATGCGATGGTGGTGGTGGCCGATGAAGCACTGGCCGACCTGGCGATACTGCGCGGTCTGGCACTCGACAGCGAAGAAAAAGAACGCGATTTACTGACTTCGTTGACCAGCGTGATCTGCGAAACCTGCATTGCCACTTTGGCTGAGTTAGCGGGCCGAGAGCTGGCCATTGAGCCGGTCTTTGTTGCGTCCATGCATCAGGATCTGCAGGCGCTCAGCCTGGATGACCTGGTATCGGTGGATTATGTGACCAGTATTGAAATTCCTTACCGGTTGGAAAACCACCCGTTCAAGTGTGATTTGCTGCTTTTATTCCCCGAAAGTCTCAACCAGCCACTGCTCGATCTGTTGGATCAGGTGCTGGCCGGCTGA
- a CDS encoding response regulator, whose protein sequence is MAIPLLICDDSNMARKQVTRSLPDGWDVEVTYAANGLEGIEAIRAGKGEMVFLDLTMPEMDGYEVLEAIRAERHKSIVIVISGDIQPEARDRVLALGALEFIKKPINKDKLAEVLHQYGLM, encoded by the coding sequence ATGGCTATACCCCTTCTGATCTGCGACGACTCCAACATGGCGCGCAAGCAGGTGACACGGTCACTGCCCGACGGCTGGGACGTGGAGGTGACTTATGCCGCCAATGGCCTGGAGGGTATCGAGGCCATCAGGGCCGGCAAAGGCGAAATGGTATTTCTGGACCTGACCATGCCGGAGATGGATGGCTATGAAGTGCTGGAAGCGATCAGGGCCGAACGCCACAAATCCATTGTGATTGTCATCTCTGGTGACATACAGCCGGAGGCGCGCGACCGGGTGTTGGCACTGGGGGCATTGGAATTCATCAAAAAGCCGATCAACAAAGACAAGCTGGCGGAAGTGCTGCACCAGTATGGCTTGATGTAG
- a CDS encoding TlpA family protein disulfide reductase — translation MSRLGLFALLVWLLASCTKQPRYLVGDDVISLDLEGRWQLVNYWAVWCRPCRKEIPELNQLAEAVPSLAVLGVNFDRPPLAQLQRDRDALAIGFPVLASGDLALPRPSALPTSYLINPAGETVAVLRGEQTYASLAAAFSAHGLEIPAQ, via the coding sequence ATGAGTCGCCTGGGACTGTTTGCACTGTTGGTCTGGTTGCTTGCAAGTTGTACAAAACAACCCCGGTACCTGGTGGGCGATGATGTCATAAGCCTGGATCTAGAGGGGCGTTGGCAGCTGGTGAATTATTGGGCCGTATGGTGTCGCCCCTGTCGCAAGGAGATTCCCGAGCTGAATCAACTGGCTGAGGCGGTGCCGTCGCTGGCCGTGCTGGGGGTGAATTTTGATCGTCCGCCGTTGGCACAGTTACAGCGCGATCGCGACGCGCTGGCTATTGGTTTCCCCGTGCTGGCGTCCGGTGACCTGGCATTGCCCCGACCTTCCGCGTTGCCGACCAGTTACCTGATTAACCCCGCCGGGGAGACGGTGGCCGTGCTTCGGGGCGAGCAGACCTATGCCAGCCTAGCGGCGGCTTTTTCCGCGCATGGGCTGGAAATTCCCGCGCAATAA